A genome region from Triticum aestivum cultivar Chinese Spring chromosome 2B, IWGSC CS RefSeq v2.1, whole genome shotgun sequence includes the following:
- the LOC123040532 gene encoding uncharacterized protein: MSKRRKRSNLAGRRPLPQRRRENEWRDWPNLPTVLVDDIAGRLLLYDVAEYIRLRAACKEWRNCTADPSEGRNQLDPRFRPRRWIMLSNRTDGDGRRFLNLSTGASARVDLPELSRHHLETTTEGLLLLRDKANHAVRLLNPLTKALTDLPPVTEDLGGAYAVWSGPFQSAARIIYAGVSDETSPSSVVLLMADRHLGRAIAYANPVDQRWAVVDDEMWRPGIPMSCRFSSASTMQGRVYFVTVEGYIIQVRLCPEPRVVPVVVDQPNTKYNMFCYLVPPDDDHRRGGGMLMVRYYLNLYHLSDEERRIMTRRRKARDVIRVEHLVKEHRWNLIQVFEVDVAGKRLVPVEDIGRHRAVFVGDVACFSLSAKRFPCVAGNAIHMGALGARCPPVGVRYLADKTADPSFVFATDVPGLLDDISMKRYRQRIPELNLLPLARPCTLQEYLVCCAGVLGGLKD; the protein is encoded by the exons ATGAGCAAGAGGCGGAAGAGGAGCAACCTCGCCGGCCGGCGTCCCCTGCCCCAACGCCGCCGTGAAAACGAATG GCGAGATTGGCCCAACCTGCCGACGGTACTCGTCGACGACATCGCCGGCAGGCTTCTCCTCTACGACGTGGCCGAGTACATCCGCCTCCGCGCCGCGTGCAAGGAATGGAGGAACTGCACCGCTGACCCGAGCGAGGGACGCAATCAACTGGACCCCCGCTTCCGCCCGCGCCGCTGGATCATGCTGTCCAACCGCACGGACGGCGACGGCCGCCGCTTCCTCAACCTCTCCACCGGCGCCAGCGCCCGCGTCGACCTACCGGAGCTCTCCCGACACCACCTCGAGACCACCACCGAGGGCCTCTTGCTCCTGCGTGACAAGGCGAACCACGCCGTGCGGCTCCTCAACCCGCTCACCAAGGCCCTCACCGACCTCCCGCCCGTCACCGAGGACCTTGGCGGCGCGTACGCGGTCTGGTCGGGGCCGTTCCAGTCCGCGGCGCGCATCATCTACGCCGGCGTCTCTGACGAGACCTCCCCATCGTCAGTGGTGCTCCTGATGGCTGACCGTCACCTTGGGCGTGCCATAGCCTACGCCAATCCTGTTGACCAGCGTTGGGCGGTGGTGGATGACGAGATGTGGAGGCCCGGCATCCCCATGTCATGTCGATTCTCGTCGGCCTCAACCATGCAGGGGCGCGTCTACTTTGTGACTGTCGAGGGGTACATAATACAGGTGAGGCTCTGCCCAGAGCCTCGTGTGGTGCCCGTGGTTGTGGACCAGCCCAACACCAAATACAACATGTTCTGCTACCTCGTCCCTCCCGATGACGACCACCGCCGCGGTGGTGGCATGCTCATGGTGCGCTACTACCTCAACCTCTATCACCTCAGCGATGAAGAGCGGAGAATCATGACGCGCAGGAGGAAGGCCAGGGACGTCATCAGGGTGGAGCACCTTGTGAAGGAGCACCGGTGGAACCTAATTCAGGTGTTTGAGGTGGATGTGGCCGGAAAGAGGCTTGTTCCGGTGGAGGACATTGGCCGGCACCGCGCCGTGTTTGTCGGGGACGTGGCCTGCTTCTCCCTCTCTGCCAAGAGGTTTCCATGCGTGGCAGGGAACGCGATACACATGGGGGCGCTTGGGGCTCGTTGCCCTCCCGTCGGCGTGCGGTATCTGGCGGACAAGACTGCCGATCCATCGTTTGTGTTCGCCACCGACGTGCCAGGGCTTCTAGATGATATATCAATGAAACGGTACCGCCAGAGGATACCGGAGCTGAATCTACTGCCTCTTGCTCGCCCTTGTACACTCCAAGAGTACCTTGTCTGTTGCGCTGGCGTCCTTGGCGGCCTCAAAGACTAA